The Bradyrhizobium sp. LLZ17 genomic sequence GCGCGCTCGACCAGGTCGAGGCACTGGTCGAGGCCGTAGGAGCCATAAAGCACGTCGTGATATTCGGACGGCGGCGGCGCCAGCATGGGATCCCCGGGCTTGACGATGTTGCGGCGACGGATGTCGTAGGGGCTGATGCCAAGCTGCTTCGCCAATTCGTCGATCGCGGCCTCCACTGCGATCAGGGTCTGCGGCAGACCGTAGCCGCGAAACGCGCCCGCGGGCACCGTGTTGGTGTAGACCGCGACGCCATCCACCTTCTTGTTCGGGCAATTATAGACGCTGATGGACTCAGACAACGCGTGGAACATCACGGAGCCGGCGTGATTGCCATAGGCGCCGGTGTTGGAGAGCACGTCGAGCTGCAGCGCGGTGAGCTTGCCGTCCGCATCGGCGCCGGCCTTGATGTGGAGCCGCATCGGGTGCCGCGTCGAGGTCGCGATGAACTGCTCCTCGCGCGTGAACTCCAGCTTGACCGGGCGCCCGGTCTTGAGTGCAGCGAGTGTCAGGATGTCTTCGACGAACATCTCCTGCTTGCCGCCGAAGCCGCCGCCGACGCGCTCGCAGAACACGCGGACCTTGTCCATGGGAAGCGCGAAAATGTTCGACAGCGCGCGCCGGGTCAGGAACGGCACCTGCGTGGAGCAGCGGACATTGAGCACGCCAGTATCATCGAGCCAGGCCAGGCCGCCATGGGTCTCCAGCGCGGCGTGCTGCACGCGATGGCTGTGGAAGATGCCCTTAAAGGTGACAGCGGATGTGGCGAGCGCGGCCGCGACATCGCCGAACTCCCCGTGAGTCTCCGCGACGAGGTTACGCCGGGCGTCGGCGACGCGATTCTCGGTGGTCCGGTCGGGATGAATGATGGGCGCACCCGGCGCCATCGCCTGCTCGGGATCGACCAGAGCGGGCAGGACCTCGTACTCGACTTTTAGCCGCCGGCACGCCTCCTCGGCGGCGCATTCGCTCTCGGCGACGACAGCCGCGACCTTTTGACCGATGAAGCGGACCACGTCGTCGAGGACGCGGGTGTCTTCCGGGTCCATCCAGTCCTTCTCATGCCGCGCGGTCGAGAACAGCATCGACGGTGCGTCCTCATGCGTCAGCACCGCGTGCACGCCGGGAACGGCCAGCGCCGCCGACTTGTCGATCCCGACAACTTTCGCGTGGGCGTGCGGTGAGCGGAGCAGCTTGATGTGCAGCAGACCGTCCATTGCGGTGTCGAACGTGTACTGCGCCTTGCCGCGCACGATGTCGGGGCCTGCGGGTGCCGGCAAACTGCGGCCGAACGCTGCGCCGGCCTCGACGCTCTCCTCGACATTGGTCTTGCCGAGGATCGCGTCCTCGATCGAACGATAGCCGGTGCAGCGGCAGATGTTGCCCTTCAGCGCTCCGCCAAGATCGGTGCGTTGCGCCTGGTTGAGCGAGGCCGAGGTGAGGATCATGCCTGCAGTACAGAAGCCGCACTGAAAGCCCTGCGCGTCGAGGAAGGCCTGCTGCATTGGATGCGCGCCGCTATCTCCGCCAAGTCCTTCGATCGTGGTGACCGTGCGGCCTTCGGCGCGGAAGGCTGGGATGAGGCAGCTGTGCACGGGCTCGCCGTCGAGCAGCACGGTACAGGCGCCGCAATCCCCGGCGTCGCAGCCCTTCTTCACGCCGAAATGGCCGAGTTCGCGCAGGAACGTACGCAGGCACTGGCCCGCGCGCGGCTCTTGCCAAAACCGCTTGCCGTTGATCTCGAAGCTCATGGCTGAACAATCCCCAGCAATTCGCCGCGGATCTCCTCGGCGAGCCGCTGCGTCATGTGCTTGCGCCAGAGCGGCTTGCCGTGAATGTCGGTGTGATACAGATCGTCCGTGATCTGCTCCGAGAGCGCGGCGCGAAGCGCGCTCGCATCGGGCGGCTCGGGAAACGACAGTTGGATCGGGCGCACCGTCGATGCGGTGATTGTCAGCGTCTGCGCGCCGGCGGCATCGAGGCTGCCGATCAGAAGCGCCGCAGAGCGGCCGACCGGCGTGAGCGAGATCTGGCGAAACGCCGAGCGTCGCCTCAGTGCTGAAACTGGAATATCGATCTGCCGCAACAGGTCGCCGGACATCAGTCGGTTTCGCTGGTTACCGGTGACGAAGTCGACGACGGAAATCTTCTGTTCGCCGCCGCTGGCCTTCCAGATGGTGCAGACGCCGTCGAGCGCGGACATCAGCGAGATCATCGGTCCCGCGGGCAGCGACATGCAGAGATTGCCGCCAACGGTCGCCGTCTTCCAGATCTTGAAGGAGGCGAGGAAGGCGCGGCAGCACTGGCTGATCAGTGGTGCCGCGAGCCAGTCGGCCGGGCAGGCCAGCGCATCAAGTTGAGAAATCGTGCAGGTGGCGGCGATGGTGAGGTGGTTTTCCGTCATCGTTAACGCCGGCCATTTCAGATCGGTAAGATCGATGAGCCGTGTCAGGTGGACTTGTGGCTCCGAGAACAGCCAGGTGCCGCCCGCGAGCCAAGCATCGCCTGGCGTCCAAACGGGCAGCTGCGCACGCGTTTGCGGATGGGCGACTGCTGTGATGGTATTCAAGTCCATGGCTGCGCCAACGCTTCCACCAAGTGATTTGCTTACGGAAAGTCTTGCAAGACCAGCGCCAAGTGGCAACAACAAGTCGTAACGATATCGCTCTCGGGCTGGCCTCCGCCTTGCAGGCCTGTCGTCAGCGATGTGGGGAGAAGCAGGATCATGAGCGACGCAAAGCCGATCTGGATCAGGGATCCGCTCGCCATCCTCGCCAGCGGCGCCGAGCGCGGGGTCGTGGCGAAAGACGGCCGGATCATCGAGCTTGTTCCGGCCGGCGGAGCGCCCGCGACTGCGGATGCGGCCGTGTTCGATGCGAGCGAGCATGTCGTGCTGCCGGGCCTCATCAACACGCATCATCATTTCTACCAGACGCTGACGCGCGCGCTGCCGGCGGCGATGGACCGCGAGCTGTTTCCATGGCTTCAGGCGCTCTATCCGGTGTGGGCGAGGATGACGCCGGAATCACTGGAGCTCGGCGTCACCGTGGCGATGTCCGAGCTGCTGCTCTCGGGCTGCACCACGACGACGGATCACCACTATGTATTTCCGGCAGGGCTTGAGCAGTCCGTCGATATCGAAGTCGGGGTCGCGAAACGGCTCGGCATGCGCGTGCTGCTGACGCGCGGCTCGATGAACCTGTCGCAGCGTGATGGCGGCCTGCCGCCGGATAGCGTCGTGCAGGACGAGGATACCATTCTCGCCGACAGCACGCGGGTGGTCGCAAAGCACCATCAGCGCGGAGCGGACGCGATGGTGCAGATCGCTCTCGCACCTTGCTCGCCCTTTTCGGTGACGACATCGCTGATGCGCGCCACCGCCGATCTCGCCGACAAGCTCGACGTGCGCCTGCATACCCATCTCGCCGAGACCGAAGACGAGAACAGGTTCTGCCAGCAGATGTACGGCTGCCGCCCGCTCGACTATCTTGAGCAATGCGGCTGGCTCAATGACCGCACCTGGCTTGCCCACGGAATCTTCTTCAATGCCGACGAGATGAAACGGCTCGGAAAAGCCAAGACCACCATCAGCCATTGCGCCTGTAGCAACCAGCTGCTGGCCTCCGGCTGCTGCCCGGTGTGCGACATGGAAGACGCCGGCGTCGGCATCGGTATCGGCGTGGACGGCTCGGCGTCGAACGACGGATCGAACCTGATGCAGGAGGTTCGCTCTGCCTTCCTGCTGCAGCGGGCGCGCTACGGGGTGAGGAAGGTCAGCCACAAGGACGCATTGCGCTGGGCCACCAAGGGGTCGGCAGCGTGCGTAGGTCGGCCGGAGCTTGGGGAGATCGCCGTCGGCAAGGCTGCCGACCTTGCGCTGTTCAAGCTGGACGAGCTGCGCTTCTCAGGCCACGGCGATCCGCTGGCCGCGCTGGTGCTGTGCGGGGCGCATCAGGCCGACCGGGTGATGGTGGCGGGAAGATGGGCCGTTATCGACGGCGCCGTTCCGGGGCTGGACGTGGCGGATCTCGTCCGTCGCCACAGTTCCGCGGCGCGAGCGATGCAGGCCGGATAGCACCGGAACAAAAAGAGGGGGCGACCACAAGTGCCGGGTGCTTCTGGCCACCCCCTCCGAACCTCCTCCGGGAGGAGCAGGTCGTCAAATCAATGCAAGAAGCGTGCTACTTGCCTGGCAGCTTGTCGTCGATGCCCTTGACGTAGAAATTCATGCCGAGGATCTGGCCGTCAGCGAGATTGGCGCCGCCCTTGCACTCGATCTCCTTGCCGTCCTGCCCAATGACCGGGCACTTGAACGGATGCAGCTTGCCGGCGGCGATCGCGGCCTGGGCATCCTCGGCGATCTTCTTCACGTCATCAGGCATGTTGGTGTAGGGCGCCATCGCGAACATGTGGCTGTCGAGACCACCCCAGGTGTCCTCCGATTTCCAGCTGCCATCGAGTTCCGCCTTCACGCGGGCGATGTAGTAGGGCGCCCAGGTGTCGAGGATCGAGGTCAGCTGCGTCTTGGGCCCGAACTTGATCATCTCGGAATCCTGGCCGAAGGCGAGCTTGCCGCGTTCGCTGGCGATCTGCATCGCCGCGGGCGAATCGGTGTGCTGCATGATGATGTCGGCGCCCTGGTCGATCAGCGCCTTGGCGGCGTCGGCTTCCTTGCCCGGGTCGAACCAGGTGTTGGCCCAGATGATCTTGACCTTGATGTTCGGGTTGATGGTCTGCGCCGCAAGGATCGTCGCGTTGATGCCGGAGACAACCTCGGGGATTGGGAACGAGCCGATATAGCCGAGCACGCCGGACTTCGACATCTTGGCCGCGATCAGGCCCTGGATGTAGCGGCCCTGATACCATTTGGCCGAATAGGTCGACATGTTCTTGTCGCGCTTGTAGCCTGTGGAATGCTCGAAATGCACATTCGGATACTTCTTCGCGACCTTCAGTGTCGGATCCATGTAACCGAATGAAGTGGTGAAGATCAGCTTGTTGCCGGCGCGCACGAGCTGCTCGATGGCGCGCTCGGCGTCCGGACCTTCGGGAACGTTCTCGAGATAAGTCGTCTCGATCTTGTCGCCGAGCTCCTTCACCAGCGCTTGGCGGGCGAGCTCATG encodes the following:
- a CDS encoding FAD binding domain-containing protein, whose protein sequence is MDLNTITAVAHPQTRAQLPVWTPGDAWLAGGTWLFSEPQVHLTRLIDLTDLKWPALTMTENHLTIAATCTISQLDALACPADWLAAPLISQCCRAFLASFKIWKTATVGGNLCMSLPAGPMISLMSALDGVCTIWKASGGEQKISVVDFVTGNQRNRLMSGDLLRQIDIPVSALRRRSAFRQISLTPVGRSAALLIGSLDAAGAQTLTITASTVRPIQLSFPEPPDASALRAALSEQITDDLYHTDIHGKPLWRKHMTQRLAEEIRGELLGIVQP
- a CDS encoding BMP family ABC transporter substrate-binding protein, whose translation is MRKSLLALAAGLLLAGSVSAASADDKLKVGFIYLGPVGDLGWTYQHELARQALVKELGDKIETTYLENVPEGPDAERAIEQLVRAGNKLIFTTSFGYMDPTLKVAKKYPNVHFEHSTGYKRDKNMSTYSAKWYQGRYIQGLIAAKMSKSGVLGYIGSFPIPEVVSGINATILAAQTINPNIKVKIIWANTWFDPGKEADAAKALIDQGADIIMQHTDSPAAMQIASERGKLAFGQDSEMIKFGPKTQLTSILDTWAPYYIARVKAELDGSWKSEDTWGGLDSHMFAMAPYTNMPDDVKKIAEDAQAAIAAGKLHPFKCPVIGQDGKEIECKGGANLADGQILGMNFYVKGIDDKLPGK
- a CDS encoding 8-oxoguanine deaminase, which codes for MSDAKPIWIRDPLAILASGAERGVVAKDGRIIELVPAGGAPATADAAVFDASEHVVLPGLINTHHHFYQTLTRALPAAMDRELFPWLQALYPVWARMTPESLELGVTVAMSELLLSGCTTTTDHHYVFPAGLEQSVDIEVGVAKRLGMRVLLTRGSMNLSQRDGGLPPDSVVQDEDTILADSTRVVAKHHQRGADAMVQIALAPCSPFSVTTSLMRATADLADKLDVRLHTHLAETEDENRFCQQMYGCRPLDYLEQCGWLNDRTWLAHGIFFNADEMKRLGKAKTTISHCACSNQLLASGCCPVCDMEDAGVGIGIGVDGSASNDGSNLMQEVRSAFLLQRARYGVRKVSHKDALRWATKGSAACVGRPELGEIAVGKAADLALFKLDELRFSGHGDPLAALVLCGAHQADRVMVAGRWAVIDGAVPGLDVADLVRRHSSAARAMQAG